GAGTAGAAATGAAAAGTAAAGGAATAAAAAACCTTCTTATTGATTTAGGTGGTGTACTTATCAATCTCGACCGCCAACGTTGCATTGGGAACTTTCAGAAATTAGGGATCCGGAACGTGGAGGACCTATTGGATATCCATAATCCGAACGGACTCCTGCTGCAACAGGAAAAAGGATTGATTACACCCGCCGAATTCCGTGACGGAGTTCGTCAGATGATAGGCAAAGCAGTGAGCGACACACAAATAGATGCAGCCTGGAATAGTTTTTTGGTAGACATACCGACACACAAACTCGATTTATTATTAAAATTACGCGAGAAATACGTCGTCTATTTATTGAGCAATACCAACCAAATCCACTGGGACTGGGCATGTATTCACCTGTTTCCCTACCGCACATTTAAGGTGGAAGACTATTTTGAGAAAACGTACCTCTCTTTTGAAATGCAAATGGCCAAGCCCGAACCGGAGATCTTCAAAGCAATCATAGAGGATGCCGGTATCGAGCCGAAAGAAACACTCTTCATCGATGATTCTGAGATGAACTGTAAGGCAGCCCAGAATTTAGGAATTTCCACTTATACAGCAAAAGAAGGCGAAGACTGGAGTCATCTTTTCAACAGCAAATAATTCTAGAGATATGCAGATTATACGTGACACATCGGCTATTAACCCGGAACCCAGTGTAGCTACCATCGGTTTTTTTGATGGAGTACATGCAGGACATCGCTATCTGATTCAGCAAGTGAAAGAGATAGCCGCCGCCAAAAGTCTACGCTCTGCATTGGTTACTTTCCCCGTTCATCCCCGCAAAGTGATGAACACGAATTATCGTCCGGAGCTTCTGACTACCCCGGAAGAAAAAATAAGGCTGCTGGCAAACATCGGAGTAGATTACTGTCTGATGCTTGATTTCACCCCGGAAGTTTCCCGGCTTACCGCCCGAGAATTCATGACACAGCTGTTAAAAAAACGTTATCAAGTAAAACACCTGGTTATCGGCTATGACCATCGTTTTGGGCACAACCGCAGCGAAGGTTTCGAAGATTATGTACGCTAT
The Bacteroides caecimuris DNA segment above includes these coding regions:
- a CDS encoding HAD family hydrolase codes for the protein MKSKGIKNLLIDLGGVLINLDRQRCIGNFQKLGIRNVEDLLDIHNPNGLLLQQEKGLITPAEFRDGVRQMIGKAVSDTQIDAAWNSFLVDIPTHKLDLLLKLREKYVVYLLSNTNQIHWDWACIHLFPYRTFKVEDYFEKTYLSFEMQMAKPEPEIFKAIIEDAGIEPKETLFIDDSEMNCKAAQNLGISTYTAKEGEDWSHLFNSK